The Methanoregula sp. UBA64 region ACGAGATCTGGATCTGGACCGATGTGGACGGCATCATGACCTCCGACCCGCGGGTGATTAACGATGCCCGGGTCTTAACGAGCGTCTCCTACATCGAGGTCATGGAGCTCTCGTACTTCGGCGCAAAGGTCATGCACCCGCGCTCGATCGATCCGGCCATGCGCAAAAACATCCTTGTCCGGGTAAAAAACACCTTCAACCCGACCTACCCGGGCACGATGATCGTAAGAAACGGCCACCGGGACAACCGGGTGGTAAAGGCGCTCACCTACATCGACAAGGTTGCGTCCATCAACATCAACGGCGCCCAGATGATCGGCAGGCCCGGGGTTGCAAAGATGATCTTCTCGGCTCTTGCCGACAAGGCCGTGAACGTGATGATGATAACGCAGGGGTCGAGCGAGGCGAACATCTCGCTCATCGTTGACGAGTCGCACCTCGACGCGGCGGTAGAGTCGCTCGAATTTCTCGTCAAAGACGGGATCGTCCGCGAGGTCTCGCACAACCGGGATGTCTGTGCGGTCGCCGTGGTCGGCGCCGGCATGGCAGGCGCGGCCGGGACGGGCGGGCGGATCTTCACGGCGCTCGGGGCAGCCGGCGTGAACGTGATGATGATCTCGCAGGGGTCGAGCGAGGCTAACATCTCCTTTGTGGTAAAGCAGGAGGACGGCCCGCGGGCGGTCCGCGTGCTCCACGACGAATTCAGGCTCTCGGAGGAAAGCGAATGACACAAAGCGAATACAGCAAGGCCGGTGTGGATATCGATCTCGAAGCAACGGCAATCAAGGCGCTCATCAAAAACCTGAGCTACCGGCGGAAGGGCAACTACACGATGCTCGGGAACGTGGGCCACTTTGCGGGTCTCATCGATTTTGGGCCAAAGGCGCTCGCGCTCACTACCGACGGCGTGGGGACAAAGATGCTCGTTGCCGACAAGGTCGGGGACTGGAGCACGGTGGGGATCGACTGCATTGCGATGAACGTGAACGATCTCTACGTGATGCATATGGAGCCGGTCGCGTTCGTGGACTACATTGCCACCGACCGGCTCTCGATTGAGCAGATGGCGCAGATCGGGATCGGCCTCAACGAGGGCGCAAAGCAGGCGAACATCGATATCGTGGGCGGCGAGACCGCGTCCCTAAAAGGGCTCATCAACGGCCTCGATCTTGCCGGCACCTGCTTTGGCATCCAGGACAAGCAAAAGATCGTGACGGGCGAGAAGATCCGGCCCGGCGACAAGATCGTTGGCGTCCCGTCAACCGGCATCCACAGCAACGGCCTCTCGCTCGCCCGCCGGGTCGTGGAGCAGCACGCGGACTACGATGAAAAACTCAGTAACGGTAAGACAATCGCCCGCGAACTGTTGACCCCGACAAGGATCTACCACGAGAGCCTTGCAGTTGCCGATGCCTGCACGGTGCACGGCATGTGCCACGTCACGGGCGGCGGCCTGTTGAATTTCCTGCGGCTCAGCAAGTTCGGGTTCCGGTTCGACAACCCGCTCACGCCCCCGGAGATCTTCCGCTGGATCGAAGAGACCGGGAAGATCTCGAAGGTCGAGATGTACCGGACCTTCAACATGGGCATGGGATACTCCTACGTTGTCCCGGCCGATGCAGCGGACAAGGTGACCGCGATGGTGCCCGGGGCCAGAGTGGTCGGGGAAGTTATCGAGAAGCCCGGCGCATGGCTC contains the following coding sequences:
- a CDS encoding aspartate kinase, with translation EIWIWTDVDGIMTSDPRVINDARVLTSVSYIEVMELSYFGAKVMHPRSIDPAMRKNILVRVKNTFNPTYPGTMIVRNGHRDNRVVKALTYIDKVASININGAQMIGRPGVAKMIFSALADKAVNVMMITQGSSEANISLIVDESHLDAAVESLEFLVKDGIVREVSHNRDVCAVAVVGAGMAGAAGTGGRIFTALGAAGVNVMMISQGSSEANISFVVKQEDGPRAVRVLHDEFRLSEESE
- the purM gene encoding phosphoribosylformylglycinamidine cyclo-ligase, producing the protein MTQSEYSKAGVDIDLEATAIKALIKNLSYRRKGNYTMLGNVGHFAGLIDFGPKALALTTDGVGTKMLVADKVGDWSTVGIDCIAMNVNDLYVMHMEPVAFVDYIATDRLSIEQMAQIGIGLNEGAKQANIDIVGGETASLKGLINGLDLAGTCFGIQDKQKIVTGEKIRPGDKIVGVPSTGIHSNGLSLARRVVEQHADYDEKLSNGKTIARELLTPTRIYHESLAVADACTVHGMCHVTGGGLLNFLRLSKFGFRFDNPLTPPEIFRWIEETGKISKVEMYRTFNMGMGYSYVVPADAADKVTAMVPGARVVGEVIEKPGAWLGDMQVT